AATCCACTCGCGACTTCGATTGTTTAGCGAGCAGCCACGCAGCTTCGCATGATGGCAGTGCAGGCCGTACGGCGTGTCGCCGAGAATTCCTGCACGATCATTCGGCTTCCAGCGGAACGTCACCAACCGGGTGTCTGCGAAATAGGCCTGCAACGTCTCGTAAAGCGCATCATCCATCGGGTTGTCTAGCGCCTGCATGCTGACGCAGACGTTTATCCGACGCCACTGATCGAACTCCTCTGCCAGATACCGCACGTTCTTCATCACGCGATCGAACTGCCGGCTTCCGTGGATACGCACGAAGTCCGGCCGCTCCACCGCGGAAAGATGGATGTCGATCTCCAGGTCGGCGCCGGTGTGGGCTAAGCGGTTCGCAAGATCAGGCGTCAGGTTCGTGCCGTTCGTGAACAGCGTGATCTCTACCGGCAGGTGGGCGAGCTGCTGGACTATGGTAGCGAGGTGAGGATTGAGCGTCGGCTCGTCATATCCGTTGAGATAGACCTTACGAAGGTTCGGAAAAAGCGGGAGTTGTTCGACGACCTTCGAGACGAGTGGCAGCGGCAGAAATCCGCCTCTGCGTGGGTGGTACGCGACCGGACAGTAGACCCTAACTAACGTTGCAAAAACTCTGG
This portion of the Pseudomonadota bacterium genome encodes:
- a CDS encoding SPASM domain-containing protein; this translates as MPLVSKVVEQLPLFPNLRKVYLNGYDEPTLNPHLATIVQQLAHLPVEITLFTNGTNLTPDLANRLAHTGADLEIDIHLSAVERPDFVRIHGSRQFDRVMKNVRYLAEEFDQWRRINVCVSMQALDNPMDDALYETLQAYFADTRLVTFRWKPNDRAGILGDTPYGLHCHHAKLRGCSLNNRSREWIHINATGNVVLCCQDYFESHVLGNIADTTLDQIVESDIRRKYHLWTIGEVEAPDDYICRRCVFAVGPEPSA